A genomic stretch from Gorilla gorilla gorilla isolate KB3781 chromosome 20, NHGRI_mGorGor1-v2.1_pri, whole genome shotgun sequence includes:
- the REEP6 gene encoding receptor expression-enhancing protein 6 isoform X2, translated as MDGLRQRVEHFLEQRNLVTEVLGALEAKTGVEKRYLAAGAVTLLSLYLLFGYGASLLCNLIGFVYPAYASIKAIESPSKDDDTVWLTYWVVYALFGLAEFFSDLLLSWFPFYYVGKCAFLLFCMAPRPWNGALMLYQRVVRPLFLRHHGAVDRIMNDLSGRALDAAAGITRNVKPSQTPQPKDK; from the exons ATGGACGGCCTGAGGCAGCGCGTGGAGCACTTCCTGGAGCAAAGGAACCTGGTCACCGAAGTGCTGGGGGCGCTGGAGGCCAAGACCGGGGTGGAGAAGCGGTATCTGGCTGCAG GAGCCGTCACTCTGCTAAGCCTGTATCTGCTGTTCGGCTACGGAGCGTCTCTGCTGTGCAATCTCATTGGATTTGTGTACCCCGCATACGCCTC AATCAAAGCTATCGAGAGCCCAAGCAAGGACGACGACACTGTGTGGCTCACCTACTGGGTGGTGTACGCCCTGTTCGGGCTGGCCGAGTTCTTCAGCGATCTACTCCTGTCCTGGTTCCCTTTCTACTACGTGGGCAAG TGCGCCTTCCTGTTGTTCTGCATGGCTCCCAGGCCCTGGAACGGGGCTCTCATGCTGTATCAGCGCGTCGTGCGTCCGCTGTTCCTAAGGCACCACGGGGCCGTGGACAGAATCATGAACGACCTCAGTGGGCGAGCCCTGGACGCGGCGGCCGGAATAACCAGGAACG TCAAGCCAAGCCAGACCCCGCAGCCGAAGGACAAGTGA
- the REEP6 gene encoding receptor expression-enhancing protein 6 isoform X1, with translation MDGLRQRVEHFLEQRNLVTEVLGALEAKTGVEKRYLAAGAVTLLSLYLLFGYGASLLCNLIGFVYPAYASIKAIESPSKDDDTVWLTYWVVYALFGLAEFFSDLLLSWFPFYYVGKCAFLLFCMAPRPWNGALMLYQRVVRPLFLRHHGAVDRIMNDLSGRALDAAAGITRNVLQALARSRAGITPAAVAGPSTPLEADLKPSQTPQPKDK, from the exons ATGGACGGCCTGAGGCAGCGCGTGGAGCACTTCCTGGAGCAAAGGAACCTGGTCACCGAAGTGCTGGGGGCGCTGGAGGCCAAGACCGGGGTGGAGAAGCGGTATCTGGCTGCAG GAGCCGTCACTCTGCTAAGCCTGTATCTGCTGTTCGGCTACGGAGCGTCTCTGCTGTGCAATCTCATTGGATTTGTGTACCCCGCATACGCCTC AATCAAAGCTATCGAGAGCCCAAGCAAGGACGACGACACTGTGTGGCTCACCTACTGGGTGGTGTACGCCCTGTTCGGGCTGGCCGAGTTCTTCAGCGATCTACTCCTGTCCTGGTTCCCTTTCTACTACGTGGGCAAG TGCGCCTTCCTGTTGTTCTGCATGGCTCCCAGGCCCTGGAACGGGGCTCTCATGCTGTATCAGCGCGTCGTGCGTCCGCTGTTCCTAAGGCACCACGGGGCCGTGGACAGAATCATGAACGACCTCAGTGGGCGAGCCCTGGACGCGGCGGCCGGAATAACCAGGAACG TCTTGCAGGCCCTGGCCCGTAGCCGGGCAGGCATCACCCCAGCGGCTGTGGCCGGGCCCTCCACTCCCCTGGAAGCTGACC TCAAGCCAAGCCAGACCCCGCAGCCGAAGGACAAGTGA
- the ADAMTSL5 gene encoding ADAMTS-like protein 5 isoform X2, with product MGGDGRYVLNGDWAVSPPGTYEAAGTHVVYTRDTGPQETLQAAGPTSHDLLLQVLLQEPNPGIEFEFWLPRERYSPFQARVQALGWPLRQPQPRGVEPQPPAAPAVTPARTPTLAPDPCPPCPDTRGRAHRLLHYCGSDFVFQARVLGRHRQAQETRYEVRIQLVYKNRSPLRAREYVWAPGHCPCPMLAPHRDYLMAVQRLVSPDGTQDQLLLPHAGYARPWSPAEDSRIRLTARRCPS from the exons ATGGGGGGCGATGGGCGCTACGTGCTTAATGGGGACTGGGCGGTCAGCCCACCAGGGACCTACGAGGCGGCCGGCACGCATGTGGTCTACACCCGCGACACAGGGCCCCAGGAGACATTGCAAGCAGCCGGGCCCACCTCCCATGACCTGCTCCTACAG GTCCTCCTGCAGGAACCCAACCCTGGCATCGAGTTTGAGTTCTGGCTCCCTCGGGAGCGCTACAGCCCCTTCCAGGCTCGTGTGCAGGCTCTGGGCTGGCCCCTGAGGCAGCCGCAGCCCCGGGGGGTGGAGCCTCAGCCACCCGCAGCCCCTGCTGTCACCCCTGCACGGACCCCAACCCTGGCCCCAG ACCCCTGCCCACCCTGCCCTGACACCCGCGGCCGCGCCCACCGACTGCTCCACTATTGCGGCAGTGACTTTG TGTTCCAGGCCCGAGTGCTGGGCCGCCACCGCCAGGCCCAGGAGACCCGCTATGAGGTGCGCATCCAGCTCGTCTACAAGAACCGCTCGCCACTGCGGGCACGCGAGTACGTGTGGGCGCCAGGCCACTGCCCCTGCCCGATGCTGGCACCCCACCGGGACTACCTGATGGCTGTCCAGCGTCTTGTCAGCCCCGACGGCACACAGGACCAGCTGCTGCTGCCCCACGCCGGCTACGCCCGGCCCTGGAGCCCTGCGGAGGACAGCCGCATACGCCTGACTGCCCGGCGCTGTCCTAGCTGA